A DNA window from Myxococcus virescens contains the following coding sequences:
- a CDS encoding asparagine synthase C-terminal domain-containing protein, which produces MLATLPRYQSSARLAPSVWRLNPSGLAPEAVAAFLRHALPPDGSVFQGVRQVPGGLPRVRRSEGTPETREDEDRLAERLVAALADSVGKHLAAGAVDVSLSGGVDSAALCALAARQAPGRVRAWTMDVHFADATERRNARTVANTAGVELVDVSVPDAVLPELFEPAVLSQETAILNARAVASHAFYAEARRQGASTLLSGAGADEVLMGNPAALAGAAARVTEDRRLVHEVLHPGPVDNLGVDQRVLRLPWDAELASGVEDHPEEVRYAAWVLWELVLPPELRSAGAHGVNVCTPYLDADFADVALGLPLGVLARHGAGKWLFRHAVRSLVPDEVRWARKTPRYAHTALSSPVRARWLELYREWLTPARLAPLECVDAGATRALLERYARLAADAPEASAMDRLLMRLCSLVMLHAHASARPPCPES; this is translated from the coding sequence ATGCTCGCCACCCTGCCCCGCTACCAGTCATCGGCGCGCCTGGCGCCGTCTGTGTGGCGGCTGAATCCCTCGGGGCTGGCACCAGAGGCCGTCGCTGCATTCCTGCGGCATGCGCTGCCTCCCGACGGCAGCGTGTTCCAGGGCGTGCGCCAGGTTCCGGGCGGATTGCCTCGTGTGCGTCGGAGCGAGGGGACTCCGGAGACGCGTGAGGATGAAGACAGGCTGGCGGAACGGCTCGTGGCCGCGCTGGCGGACAGCGTGGGCAAACACCTGGCGGCGGGCGCGGTGGACGTCAGCCTGAGCGGCGGCGTGGACAGCGCCGCGTTGTGCGCCCTGGCCGCGCGGCAGGCGCCCGGGCGCGTGCGCGCCTGGACCATGGATGTCCACTTCGCGGATGCCACGGAGCGACGGAATGCCCGGACGGTGGCGAACACGGCCGGAGTCGAGTTGGTCGACGTGTCCGTTCCAGACGCGGTGCTACCAGAGCTGTTCGAGCCCGCCGTCCTGAGTCAGGAGACGGCCATCCTCAACGCCCGCGCCGTGGCCAGCCATGCCTTCTACGCGGAGGCCCGAAGGCAGGGCGCCTCCACGTTGCTGAGCGGCGCGGGCGCGGATGAGGTGCTCATGGGCAACCCGGCGGCGCTCGCGGGTGCGGCGGCCCGTGTGACGGAGGACCGGCGCCTCGTGCATGAGGTGCTGCACCCAGGGCCTGTGGACAACTTGGGGGTGGATCAGCGGGTACTTCGCCTTCCGTGGGACGCGGAGCTGGCTTCCGGTGTTGAGGATCACCCCGAAGAGGTCCGCTACGCGGCCTGGGTGCTGTGGGAGCTGGTGCTGCCTCCCGAGCTCCGGAGCGCGGGCGCACATGGCGTGAACGTGTGCACGCCCTACCTGGACGCGGACTTCGCGGACGTGGCGCTGGGACTCCCCTTGGGCGTGCTCGCGCGGCACGGGGCCGGCAAGTGGCTCTTCCGGCATGCGGTGCGCTCGCTGGTGCCGGATGAGGTCCGGTGGGCCCGGAAGACACCGCGCTATGCGCACACCGCGCTCTCCAGCCCCGTCCGCGCGCGTTGGCTGGAGCTGTACCGGGAATGGCTCACACCGGCCCGGCTGGCGCCGTTGGAGTGCGTCGACGCGGGCGCGACCCGGGCGCTGCTGGAGCGCTACGCACGTCTGGCCGCCGACGCTCCCGAGGCGAGTGCCATGGACCGGCTGTTGATGCGGTTGTGCTCCCTCGTCATGCTCCACGCCCACGC
- a CDS encoding radical SAM protein yields the protein MRYELQDGRILTWSLETHVATHCNLRCVQCCPLSPHLPAWSVDPAALGHDLRQLARALRPNVFKLTGGEPFLHPDLPAVLDAVRASGISPQVSVTTNGFLAQSAPDAVYERLDRMTLSVYTSAPLPERSIARITERCDQHGVFLTVKRIDAFQQLTPEAPHDSEDAVRGIHARCWLKVRCHLVHAGRFYACTRPPHVATVLGGTYPEMPALGEVDGVPLDTPDLLGQMLGYLERETPLATCRYCLGGDGAWQPHAQLPRIRS from the coding sequence GTGCGCTACGAGCTCCAAGACGGACGCATCCTCACCTGGTCCCTGGAGACGCATGTCGCCACGCACTGCAACCTGCGCTGCGTGCAGTGCTGCCCGCTGTCGCCGCACCTGCCTGCCTGGTCCGTGGACCCGGCTGCCCTGGGCCATGACTTGCGCCAGCTGGCCCGAGCCCTCCGGCCCAACGTCTTCAAGCTCACCGGCGGCGAGCCCTTCCTCCACCCCGACCTGCCCGCGGTGCTGGATGCCGTGCGCGCCTCGGGCATCTCCCCGCAGGTGTCCGTCACCACCAACGGCTTCCTCGCGCAGAGCGCCCCCGATGCGGTCTACGAGCGCCTGGACCGGATGACCCTGTCCGTCTACACCTCCGCGCCGCTGCCGGAGCGCTCCATCGCCCGCATCACCGAGCGCTGCGACCAGCACGGCGTCTTCCTCACGGTGAAGCGAATCGACGCCTTCCAGCAACTCACGCCGGAGGCGCCGCACGACTCCGAAGACGCCGTGCGAGGCATCCACGCGCGTTGCTGGTTGAAGGTCCGCTGTCACCTGGTCCACGCGGGCCGCTTCTACGCCTGCACGCGTCCGCCGCACGTGGCGACGGTGCTCGGCGGCACGTACCCGGAGATGCCCGCGCTGGGCGAGGTCGACGGCGTGCCGCTCGATACGCCGGACCTGCTGGGCCAGATGCTCGGCTACCTCGAACGGGAGACGCCGCTGGCCACCTGCCGTTACTGTCTGGGCGGCGACGGCGCATGGCAGCCGCACGCCCAGCTTCCTCGTATTCGAAGCTGA
- a CDS encoding aldo/keto reductase: METRKLGRQGPTVSALGLGCMGMSDFYAGRDDAESEATLLHALERGITFFDTADMYGSGANETLVGRVLKPHRANIVLATKFGIVRDPTDPQKRGINGRPEYVRQACEASLRRLGVDVIDLYYLHRLDTQTPIEDTVGAMAELVREGKVRFLGLSEVDADTLRRASKVHPITALQSEYSLWSREPEDGVLQACRELGVGFVPYSPLGRGFLTGQIKRFEDLAQDDYRRFSPRFQGENFTRNLELVGHIERLAKEKGCTPAQLALAWVLAQGKDLVPIPGTKRRKYLDENLGALEVTLTDQDVAAINAVAPPGVAAGGRYPPSMQSSLPKASQPRGQ; this comes from the coding sequence ATGGAGACTCGGAAGCTGGGAAGGCAGGGCCCCACCGTTTCGGCGCTGGGCCTGGGCTGCATGGGGATGTCCGACTTCTACGCGGGCAGGGATGACGCGGAGTCGGAGGCCACGCTGCTGCACGCGCTGGAGCGGGGCATCACCTTCTTCGACACCGCCGACATGTACGGGTCGGGCGCCAACGAGACGTTGGTGGGCCGGGTGCTCAAGCCGCACCGGGCGAACATCGTGCTGGCGACGAAGTTCGGCATCGTCCGCGACCCCACGGACCCGCAGAAGCGCGGCATCAACGGACGGCCGGAGTACGTGAGGCAAGCTTGCGAGGCCAGCCTGCGCCGGCTGGGCGTGGATGTCATCGACCTGTACTACCTGCACCGGTTGGACACGCAGACGCCCATCGAGGACACGGTGGGCGCCATGGCGGAGCTGGTGCGCGAGGGCAAGGTGCGCTTCCTCGGCCTGTCGGAGGTGGACGCGGACACGCTGCGCCGGGCCTCGAAGGTACATCCCATCACCGCGCTCCAGAGCGAGTACTCCCTGTGGAGCCGTGAGCCGGAAGACGGCGTGCTCCAGGCGTGCCGCGAGCTGGGCGTGGGCTTCGTTCCCTACAGCCCGCTGGGACGCGGCTTCCTCACGGGGCAAATCAAACGCTTCGAGGACCTGGCGCAGGACGACTACCGCCGCTTCTCGCCCCGCTTCCAGGGGGAGAACTTCACGCGCAACCTGGAGCTCGTCGGCCACATCGAGCGGCTGGCGAAGGAGAAGGGATGCACTCCGGCGCAGCTCGCGCTCGCGTGGGTACTGGCACAGGGGAAGGACCTGGTGCCCATCCCCGGCACCAAGCGCCGCAAGTACCTGGACGAGAACCTCGGCGCGCTGGAGGTGACGCTCACGGACCAGGACGTGGCCGCCATCAACGCCGTCGCGCCTCCGGGCGTCGCCGCGGGTGGGCGCTATCCGCCGTCCATGCAGTCCTCGCTGCCCAAGGCGTCCCAGCCGCGCGGCCAGTGA